In Calliopsis andreniformis isolate RMS-2024a chromosome 9, iyCalAndr_principal, whole genome shotgun sequence, the genomic window ATGTGCTTGTTTTTACAAAAACATCTCATAAATAATCTTTACACAGTCAGTTTTATACAAAATATCTTTGTACCCTATTACCATCTGCTACATAACCTAGCTAGAATGGAAGTGACAAACATAATGtacattttatttttactgtaggTGGATCTGTATTTATCCAGTTTACTTAAATAGTAAGAGGACTTTAGCGGGAGGACGGAAACTTGCGAAAGAGAAGTGCGTGGAGAACCCTACACATCAAGAAATACGTGATGTTTTAGTGGCTGCTGGTTTCAATGTTGGAGTGGAAAATAAACTCCATCCAAGAGAACGTAGCAAGGAACTGTTATATCGTGGTCGTATTCGCGTACAACTGAAAAATGACGATGGCACACCTATAAA contains:
- the Srp19 gene encoding signal recognition particle 19, whose product is MALAWNPSKKHSDRERWICIYPVYLNSKRTLAGGRKLAKEKCVENPTHQEIRDVLVAAGFNVGVENKLHPRERSKELLYRGRIRVQLKNDDGTPIKSEFPTRDSLLEYIGTTIPKLKSRQGKQVKVEQAPQASSSSSKKGKGKGRR